Proteins from a genomic interval of Brassica napus cultivar Da-Ae unplaced genomic scaffold, Da-Ae ScsIHWf_3072;HRSCAF=3883, whole genome shotgun sequence:
- the LOC106359390 gene encoding polyadenylate-binding protein-interacting protein 8-like isoform X2, producing MAEIHTDVDSVHDVVTDGIEKSLVTDSKPESESDLKPKSETKPEPEVDQMKKLVLNPEAKEFVPSYKKKNNQSLSSEDFATAKKKLSGDEDNKKDANFRRRGNNYNQGRKVRLTGRASKAQREDSIRRTVYVSDIDQSVTEEVLAGLFSSYGQVVDCRICGDPHSVLRFAFVEFSDDHGARAALSVGGTMIGYYPVRVLPSKTAILPVNPTFLPRSEDEREMCSRTIYCTNVDKNATEDDVKIFFESACGEVTRIRLLGDQLHSTRIAFVEFAMAESAVGALNCSGVVLGSQPIRVSPSKTPVRPRFSRSPSTN from the exons ATGGCTGAGATTCACACTGATGTTGATTCCGTTCACGACGTTGTCACTGACGGAATTGAGAAGAGCCTCGTGACGGATTCTAaaccggaatcggaatcggaCCTCAAACCTAAATCCGAAACAAAACCGGAACCGGAGGTTGATCAGATGAAGAAGCTTGTGCTGAATCCTGAAGCTAAAGAGTTTGTCCCTTcttacaagaagaagaacaatcaGTCTCTGTCTTCTGAGGATTTTGCCACAGCTAAGAAGAAGCTGTCTGGTGATGAGGACAACAAAAAGGATGCCAATTTCCGGAGG AGAGGAAACAATTATAACCAAGGGAGGAAAGTGAGGCTAACTGGAAGAGCTTCCAAGGCTCAAAGAGAGGATAGTATCAGAAGAACAGTATATGTCTCTGACATTGATCAGAGT GTGACTGAGGAAGTCTTAGCTGGCTTGTTCAGCAGCTATGGACAA GTTGTTGATTGTAGAATCTGTGGAGATCCACATTCAGTTCTTCGCTTTGCCTTTGTTGAGTTCTCTGATGACC ATGGTGCAAGGGCTGCTTTAAGTGTTGGTGGAACAATGATAGGTTATTACCCAGTGAGGGTCTTGCCTTCTAAAACTGCTATTCTTCCAGTCAATCCCACATTTCTCCCCAGG TCAGAAGATGAGAGGGAGATGTGTTCAAGAACCATCTACTGCACTAATGTTGACAAGAAT GCCACTGAAGATGATGTCAAAATCTTCTTTGAGTCTGCCTGCGGTGAG GTAACTCGCATAAGGCTTCTTGGTGACCAGTTGCATTCTACTCGCATAGCTTTTGTAGAATTTGCCATG GCAGAGAGTGCAGTTGGGGCGCTCAACTGCAGTGGAGTAGTCTTAGGATCTCAGCCGATAAG GGTAAGCCCTTCAAAGACACCAGTGAGACCAAGATTCAGTCGATCACCATCCACAAACTAG
- the LOC106359390 gene encoding polyadenylate-binding protein-interacting protein 8-like isoform X1, whose amino-acid sequence MAEIHTDVDSVHDVVTDGIEKSLVTDSKPESESDLKPKSETKPEPEVDQMKKLVLNPEAKEFVPSYKKKNNQSLSSEDFATAKKKLSGDEDNKKDANFRRRGNNYNQGRKVRLTGRASKAQREDSIRRTVYVSDIDQSVTEEVLAGLFSSYGQVVDCRICGDPHSVLRFAFVEFSDDHGARAALSVGGTMIGYYPVRVLPSKTAILPVNPTFLPRSEDEREMCSRTIYCTNVDKNATEDDVKIFFESACGEVSLEPGNYYYMFFLSPNDNNTCSVIQVTRIRLLGDQLHSTRIAFVEFAMAESAVGALNCSGVVLGSQPIRVSPSKTPVRPRFSRSPSTN is encoded by the exons ATGGCTGAGATTCACACTGATGTTGATTCCGTTCACGACGTTGTCACTGACGGAATTGAGAAGAGCCTCGTGACGGATTCTAaaccggaatcggaatcggaCCTCAAACCTAAATCCGAAACAAAACCGGAACCGGAGGTTGATCAGATGAAGAAGCTTGTGCTGAATCCTGAAGCTAAAGAGTTTGTCCCTTcttacaagaagaagaacaatcaGTCTCTGTCTTCTGAGGATTTTGCCACAGCTAAGAAGAAGCTGTCTGGTGATGAGGACAACAAAAAGGATGCCAATTTCCGGAGG AGAGGAAACAATTATAACCAAGGGAGGAAAGTGAGGCTAACTGGAAGAGCTTCCAAGGCTCAAAGAGAGGATAGTATCAGAAGAACAGTATATGTCTCTGACATTGATCAGAGT GTGACTGAGGAAGTCTTAGCTGGCTTGTTCAGCAGCTATGGACAA GTTGTTGATTGTAGAATCTGTGGAGATCCACATTCAGTTCTTCGCTTTGCCTTTGTTGAGTTCTCTGATGACC ATGGTGCAAGGGCTGCTTTAAGTGTTGGTGGAACAATGATAGGTTATTACCCAGTGAGGGTCTTGCCTTCTAAAACTGCTATTCTTCCAGTCAATCCCACATTTCTCCCCAGG TCAGAAGATGAGAGGGAGATGTGTTCAAGAACCATCTACTGCACTAATGTTGACAAGAAT GCCACTGAAGATGATGTCAAAATCTTCTTTGAGTCTGCCTGCGGTGAGGTTAGTCTAGAACCCGGAAACTACTACTACATGTTCTTTCTCTCTCCCAATGATAATAACACTTGTTCTGTTATACAGGTAACTCGCATAAGGCTTCTTGGTGACCAGTTGCATTCTACTCGCATAGCTTTTGTAGAATTTGCCATG GCAGAGAGTGCAGTTGGGGCGCTCAACTGCAGTGGAGTAGTCTTAGGATCTCAGCCGATAAG GGTAAGCCCTTCAAAGACACCAGTGAGACCAAGATTCAGTCGATCACCATCCACAAACTAG
- the LOC106374968 gene encoding glutathione S-transferase U28, translated as MGKENEKVVVLDFWASPYAMRTKIALREKGVEFETQQEDLWSKSELLLKSNPVHKKVPVLIHGGKPVSESLIQVQYIDETWTDAASFLPSDPQARANARFWADFAEKTISFQGGRKIWGNNKGEEQEKGKKEFLDSLKVLEAELGDKSYFGGETFGYVDIALVPFYSWFYALEKCGDFSVEAECPKIVAWGKRCVERDSVAASLPESEKVYQQVLKLRQIFGVE; from the exons ATGGGGAAAGAAAATGAGAAAGTTGTGGTTTTGGATTTCTGGGCAAGTCCTTACGCCATGAGGACGAAGATTGCCTTGAGAGAGAAAGGAGTCGAGTTCGAGACTCAACAAGAAGACTTGTGGAGCAAGAGTGAGCTCTTGCTGAAATCAAACCCTGTTCACAAGAAAGTGCCTGTCCTTATCCACGGCGGCAAACCCGTCTCTGAATCTCTCATTCAGGTTCAGTACATCGACGAGACGTGGACTGATGCGGCTTCTTTCTTGCCCTCTGATCCTCAAGCCAGAGCCAATGCAAGGTTCTGGGCTGATTTCGCCGAGAAAACG ATATCGTTTCAAGGAGGAAGAAAGATTTGGGGAAACAACAAAggagaagaacaagagaaaggCAAGAAGGAGTTTCTTGACAGCTTGAAGGTTCTTGAAGCTGAGCTTGGAGACAAGTCTTACTTCGGAGGAGAGACATTTGGTTATGTTGACATCGCTCTTGTCCCATTCTACAGTTGGTTCTATGCACTCGAGAAATGTGGTGATTTTTCTGTGGAAGCTGAGTGTCCTAAGATCGTGGCTTGGGGAAAGAGATGTGTTGAACGCGACAGTGTTGCTGCTTCCTTGCCTGAATCTGAGAAAGTTTATCAGCAAGTGCTTAAGCTCAGACAGATTTTCGGTGTTGAATAA
- the LOC125603040 gene encoding DNA-directed RNA polymerases II, IV and V subunit 12 yields MDQQPEPVTYVCGDCGQENTLKSGDVIQCRECGYRILYKKRTRRVVQYEAR; encoded by the exons ATGGATCAACAGCCCGAACCAGTTACTTACGTCTGCGGAG ATTGTGGACAGGAGAACACTTTGAAGTCTGGGGATGTGATTCAGTGCAGAGAGTGTGGTTACCGTATTCTTTACAAGAAGCGTACCCGTAGAG TTGTTCAATACGAAGCTCGCTGA